CCGGAGGGGATGCCACCGCCGTGCGAGTGCCCATGGCCGCCGCCGTGCGCGTGTCCGTGTCCCATGCCTACCTTCCGGATGTGCTGCGTTGCGAGGGGGCGGCCTCACGGACCGTCCGTCCCGATGAGGTCGGCGACGTGCGCGCCGGCCGGATGCCCGGTCGCGGCGCGATGGGCCTGCGAGCAGGCCGCGTAGCCCGGGCCGAAGGCGGCCATCACGAGCTGGCGCCGCCCGTCGGCGGTCCCGCGGCTGGCAAGGAGCGCACGGCCGCCGGGCCAGACCTCGGAACCTGCCGACGGGCCGGGCCCGGGCTCGCCGTAGCGGCGCACGCCCTCGTCGTGGATGGTCCTGCGCGAACGCTCCAGCGCCTCCCCGGACAGGGGCACGCCGACCCAGACCATCTCCTGGAGTCCCTCGTCCCGGCAGACCACCAGGACCACCTCCGCGGTCTCCGATCCGGTGGCCGGCCCCCACCCGCTGGGATAGTAAAGGCCGGTCAGGTTCGCCTCGCGGTCGACCTTGAGCGGCCGCGGCACGGTGGCGACCGGGCCCCAGGCGAGACCGAACGGGGCCTCGCGGCCGGGGGCCTCCTCCGCCCGCGCCGCGTGCGACAGGTTCAGGACGCACAGCGCGGTGGCCGTCGCGAGTCCGGCGATTTCCCGCATCGCGCCTACTCCGCCGCCTTGAGGTGCCGGGGGGCCGCCTCGCCCGGCCGCTGGGCCGCCTTCGCGGGCTCGACCTTGCCGAAGCGCGCATAGAGGGCCGGCAGCACCACCAGGGTCAGTAGGGTGGCGCTGATCAGGCCGCCGATGACCACGGTGGCGAGCGGCCGCTGGATCTCGGCGCCGGTCTCGGTGGCGATGGCCATGGGCACGAAGCCGAGCGACGCGACGAGGGCGGTCATCGCCACCGGCCGCAGCCGGGTCATGGCGCCCTCCAGGATCGCCTCCCGCTTCGGCCGGCCCTCGGCTACGAGCTGCTTGATGAAGGTCAGCATCACGAGGCCGTTCAGCACCGCCACGCCCGAGAGCGCGATGAACCCGACCGCCGCCGGCACCGAGACGGGCATCCCGCGCAGCCACAGGGCCACGATGCCACCGGTCAGCGCCAGCGGCACGGCGCTGAACACGAGGAGCGCGTCGCGCGGGCTGCCCAGCGCCGAGTAGAGCAGCAGGAAGATCAGGAAGAAGCACACCGGCACCACGACGGCGAGCCGCTTCTTGGCCGAGGCGAGGTTCTCGAACTGCCCGCCCCAGGTCACGTAGTAGCCGGGCGGCAGCTGCACCTCGCTCCCGACCTTCACCTGGGCCTCCGCCACGAGCGAGCCGATGTCGCGCCCGCGGACGTTGGCGGTGACGACGACCCGGCGCTTGCCGTTCTCGCGCGAGATCTGGTTCGGCCCCTCCGCGACGGAGAAGCTGGCGACCTGCTTGAGCAGGACCGAGGTCGCCCGGCCGTTCAGGCCGGGCGGCAGCGGCACCGGGATGTTCTCCAGGGCTTCCCGGTCCTCGCGCACCGTGTCGGTGAGGCGCACCACGATGGGGAAGCGCCGGTCGCCCTCGAACACGACCCCGGCGTCCCGGCCGCCGATCGCCGCGCCGATGACGTCCTGGATCGCCCCGGTACTGAGGCCGTAGCGGGCCGCCTCGGCCTTGTTGATCTTGATCTCCAGGAACGGCAGGCCCGCCGTCTGCTCGACCTTAACGTCCTCGGCGCCCTCGATGCCCCTGAGGATGGCCGCGACCTGGTTGGCGACCTTGAGCATCGGCTCGAACTCCTCGCCGAACACCTTCACGGCGAGGTCGCCGCGGCTGCCGGCGAGCAGCTCGTTGAACCGCAGCTGGATCGGCTGGGAGAACTCGTAGACGTTGCCGGCGAGTTGCCCGACCGCCTTCTCGATCTGCTCCTGCAGCTCCGCCTTGGGCAGCTCCGGATCCGGCCACTCCTCCTGCGGTTTGAGGATCACGAAGGTGTCGGACGAGTTCGGCGGCATCGGGTCCGAGGCGACCTCGGCGGTGCCGGTCTTCGAGAAGACGTAGGCGACCTGCGGGAACTTCGAGACCACCTGCTCGACCTTGAGCTGCATAGCCTGCGACTGGCTCAGCGAGGTCGAGGGGATGCGGGTCGCGTTGAGCGCGATGCTCTTCTCGTCCAGCGTCGGGATGAACTCGGTGCCGAGCCGGGTGAACAAGGCTCCCGCGACGACGAGCAACAGCAGGGCCCCGCCGACGAACGCGAAGGGCGCCCTGACCGCGGCGCCGAGCACAGGCCGGTAGGCTCCCTTGAGCGCCCGGATGATCAGGTTGTCCTTCTCGGTGACCTTGCCCGTGATGACGATGGCGATCAGCGCCGGCACGAAGGTCAGCGAGAGCACAAAGGCGGCGACCAGCGCGATGATCACGGTCAGCGCCATCGGCTGGAACATCTTCCCCTCGACGCCGGTGAAGGTCAGCAGGGGCACGTAGACCAGGATGATGATCGCCTGCCCGTAGAGGGACGGCTTGATCATCTCCTCGGCCGAGGCCCGCACCGTCTGCAACCGTTCCTCGGTGTCGAGGGTCCGGCCCAGCGCATGCTGTTTCTCGGCGAGGTGGCGCAGGGCGTTCTCGGTGATGATCACCGCCCCGTCGACGATCAGCCCGAAGTCGAGGGCGCCGAGGCTCATCAGGTTGGCCGAGATCTTCGCCTCGACCATGCCGGTCATGGTCATCAGCATGGCGACCGGGATCACCAGCGCCGTGATGATCGCCGCCCGGATGTTGCCGAGCAGCAGGAACAGGATGACGATGACGAGGGTCGCGCCCTCGGACAGGTTCTTGGCCACCGTCTTCACGGTCGCCTCCACCAGGCGGGTCCGGTCGAGGACGGTCTGGACCTCGACGCCGGGCGGCAGGCTCTTGCGGATCTGGTCCATCTTGGCGTCGACGGCGGCCGCGACCGTGCGGCTGTTCTCGCCGATCAGCATCAGCGCGGTGCCGACCACGACCTCCCGCCCGTCCTCGCTGCCCGAGCCGGTGCGCAGGTCGCGGCCGATGCGGACCTCGGCGATGTCCTTGATCCGCACCGGGATGCCGCCGCGGGTCGCGACCACGACGTTGCCGATGTCGTCCATGTTCTCCAGGCGGCCGGCGGCGCGGACGACGTAGCCCTCGCCGTTGTCCTCCAGGTAGCGGGCGCCCTGGTTGGCGTTGTTGGTGTCGAGGGCGCGCCCGACGTCCGCGAAGGACAGGTCCAGGGACGCGAGCTTCGTGGGATTGGGCTGGACGTGGTACTGCTTCTCGAAGCCGCCGATCCCGTCGACCCCGGCAACGCCGGGCACGGTCTTGATCAGCGGCCGGATGATCCAGTCCTGGACCGTGCGCAGGAAGGCGGTCTGCTCCAGCGGGGTCCTGAGGCGCTGGCCCTCGGGGGTCAGGTAGCTGCCGTCCGGCTGCCAGCCGGGCTTCCCGCCCTGCGAGACCTTGCGGTCGCCCGGTTTCGCGTAGTGGATCGACCACATGTAGATCTCGCCGAGGCCCGTCGAGATCGGGCCCATCGCGGGCTCGGCGCCCGGCGGCAGGTCTTTCTTGACCTGGGCAAGGCGCTCGGCGACCTGCTGGCGGGCGAAGTAGATGTCGAGGGTCTCGGCGAAGACCGCGGTGACCTGCGAGAAGCCGTTGCGCGAGAGCGAGCGGGTGTATTCGAGGCCCTTGATGCCGGCGAGCGCCGTCTCGACCGGGTAGGTGACCTGCTTCTCGATGTCGACCGGCGACAGCGACGGCGCCGTCGTGTTGATCTGCACCTGGTTGTTGGTGATGTCGGGCACCGCGTCGATCGGCAGCTTGGTCACCGCGTAGCCGCCGAAGCCGGCGGCGAGCAGGGACAGCAGGAGGATCAGCCAGCGCTGGTGGACGGAGAAGTCGAGGATGCGGGCGATCATGGTCCGTCCCCTCAATGGTCGTGGTCGGCTTCGGACTTGCCGAGCTCGGCTTTCAGCAGGAAGGTGTTGCCGACCGCGAGTTCGTCGCCGGCCTTCAGGCCCGAGGCGACCTCGACGGCGTCGTCGTCGGACCGGCCGAGTTCGACCTCGCGCTTCTCGAACCCCTCCGGCGTCCGCACGAAGACGACGCTCTTGCCCTCGACCGTCTGGACCGCCGCCTTGGGCACGCGGACGGCGACGTCGTCGCGCGAGACGTCCACCTCGGCGGTGACGTAGGTCCCCGGGCGCCAGGACATGTCCTTGTTCGGCAGGGCGACGACGACCCGCGCGGCGCGGGTGTCGGCGTTGAGCAGCGGGCTGACGAAGATGACCTTGCCCCGGGCCTTCCGCTCGCCGTCCCCCTGGTCCGGGGTGACCGTGACCTCCGCGCCCTCCTTCACCTTGGCGAGTTCCGAGGTCGGCACGGAGAGCTCGATCCAGACCGTCGAGAGGTCGGCGACGGTGTACACGTCGGCGGGGTCGCCCTCCTTGCCCACCGCGGTGCCGACGTCGACCTTGCGTTCGACGATCCGGCCCGCGAGCGGCGAACGCAGCTCGTACTGGCGCAGCGTCGAGGCGTTGGGCGTCGCCTCGTCGCGCTTCTGGGCGGCGGCGACCTCCGCGGCGTTCAGGCCGAGCGCAGAGAGCTTCTGCCGGGCGAGGTCGACGCGCAATTGGTTCTCCTGGAACACGGCCTTGGCGTTGTCGTACGCGGCCTGAGACGCCGCCGCGGACGCCAGCAGCTTCTGCTGGCGCTCGAAGTTGATCTTCTGCAGGTCCGACTGCACCATGGCGGTGAGGTACTCGCTCTTGGCGTCGGCGACCTCGCGGCTGTCGAGCACGGCGACGACGTCGCCCTTCCTCACGTCGTCACCCAGGCGTTTGCGCATCTCGGACACCGTGCCGACGACCCGGACCGGGACCCGGGCGATCCGGTCGGTGTCCGGCGTGATGGTGCCCGGCGCGAGGATGTGCCGGGAGATCGTCCCGCCCTCCGCCTTGGCGACCTTGATGTCCTGGTTCTCCACCTGCTCGGCGCTCATCTTGATGTGGCCTTCCTCGCCCTCCGACTCGGAGTGCTCGTGCTCGCCGCGCGCCTGGCCGTCGGCCTTCCCGGCCGAGGGCTTGCCGTGGTCGTGGCCGTCGTCCGCGGTCTCGGCGGGTCCCTTGGCTGGCTCCTTGGCGGGGGCACTTGTAGCCGGCCCTGCGGCGTACGTGACCATCGACGGCGGCACGCCGACCGCGGTCAGGAGGCCGCGGACGAAGCCGGAGACGGCGGGAAGGGTGGCGCCCGCAAAGACGCCGGCGGCCACGAGGACCGCGGTCAGAAAGATGCGCATGATGTTCGCTCGGCCGAGACCGTGCGCCGTCAGGGACGGCGCCGTCGTTGATGCTGGGTGACGTGCGGCGACGCCCCGGAAGCGATCAGCTCCGCGCGGACGCGCCCGTGGCAGCGTCGCCTCAGGCGCGCGGGGGCCTCGGCAGGCGGTCCGGGAAGACCGAGCGGACGGACGCGGCGACCCGCGCGTAACTCAGGCGCGAGGCCATGACAGGCGTGGCCGCAGTCGTGCCATGCGGACTGACGGCGAGGTGACAGCCGCAATGGAGATGGCTGTGCACACCCGGGTCGGCGGCCCTATCCGCAGCCGCCCCCTCGTCGGACGCGACGGCGAGTTCCGTGCGGCCGTGCCCGTGATGCCCCTGGTGGTACGCTAGGTCAGAGGCCATTCCGGCGCTCGGCGCCGCCATGGCGAGCGCCAGGACCAGGGCGAGCGCGCGCGCGGCGGTCGACCACCACCCCATGACCGCCCCGAAGGACCTATGGCTCCGCGCCGCTGGCATCACCGCCCTTATGACCGATTAGAGGATTCGACCGCAAGCCATCGCCATCCAGGTCGCCGGCCGGAGCGAAGGTTGTCCGGGCGCCCCCACGTACCCGCCCCGACTGGCGTCGGGGCGGGCGTTCCACGGCACGCTTGAGGGGCAGACGACGCACCGTGAACCCTTTGTCGCGCGGGCCGGCTCAAGCGAGCGCGTAGCCGATGCTCGCGGCGAGAACCGCGAAGACGACGAGGAGGGGCAGCAGTCGCATGACGGCATCTCCACCCTTCGCCTCCACCGCCCGCGCGGCTGTCACCTCTTGCCGCTGGCGTCCTGGCTGTGCCCGTGGGCGTGGCCGTCGTTGGCGCCGTGCGCCGGCGTGCCGTCGGACCGCCGCTCCTGCGACTCACGGACCCGCGGATCGTCGCGGTGGGCGGGTCCGCCGGAGACGCCGCCGGTGTTCGGGACCGCGCGCTCGGGGTTCGCCGCGTTTCCGTGCCCGTCGATCGCGAGCGCGGGCAGCGCGGCCGCGGCGAGCGTCGCGACGGCGAGGGCGGCGGTGAGCGTCCTCTTCATGGGTCCATCTCCTGTCCGGTCTGCGGTCGGGCCGACCGCTTCGGGACCCGAGATAGACGACCCGTATGTCTGCCGGTCGCCGCGTCGGTGACGAAGTGTGTCCGCTCCGCACACGGGCATCCGGGCCTGTCGCAGCCCGGACGATCGCGTCGACACACTTCGTCACCGTCCGGAAAAGCCGCGACCACGGGGCGGCCTTAACCCTGGCGGCAGCCCGGCGCGACCGAGCGAGGCCGGAACACCCACCCGAAGATCATAGGTGACGAATGGACAAATCCTTCCCGTCGAGCCCAGCGACGCGCGTGCCGCTCGCCATCGCGCTGGCCGCGCTGGCGGGCTCCGCGGACTCGATCGGATTCCTCGAACACTCGCAGCTGTTCATGTCGTTCATGAGCGGGAACACGACCCGCTTCGGGGTCGCGGCCAGCGGTTTCGACTGGCCGGGAGCCATGCGCTTCGGCAGCACCATCTCTCTGTTCTGCTTCGGCGCCTTCGTCGGGACGCTTCTGGCGGCTTGGGCCGGCCGGTGGCGCCTCTCGGTCCTGCTCGGCGTCCAGGCCGTGCTGCTGTCCATCGGCAACCTCCTGCCGGAGGGACCGGAGGCGTTCCCGCTTCACGCGTACCCGGTCGTGCTGGCGTTGGGGATCCTCAACGCGACGCTGCAGGACGAGGGCGGCCGAAGCCTTGCGCTGACCTACGTCACGGGAACGGTCGTGCGCTTCGGGACCGGGCTCGCGAACATGGTCCTGCACGAACCCGCGCCCTCCTTCTGGCTCCAGGCCCCGCTCTGGGGGGCCTGACCGCGGGGGCGGTCGCGGGCGGCTTCCTGCAGAGGCTGCTCGGGCCCGACGCCTTCCTCGTGCCCGCCGCGCTCTCAGCGGCGCTGGCGGCAGCCACGCTGCTACT
This window of the Methylobacterium tardum genome carries:
- a CDS encoding efflux RND transporter periplasmic adaptor subunit, encoding MRIFLTAVLVAAGVFAGATLPAVSGFVRGLLTAVGVPPSMVTYAAGPATSAPAKEPAKGPAETADDGHDHGKPSAGKADGQARGEHEHSESEGEEGHIKMSAEQVENQDIKVAKAEGGTISRHILAPGTITPDTDRIARVPVRVVGTVSEMRKRLGDDVRKGDVVAVLDSREVADAKSEYLTAMVQSDLQKINFERQQKLLASAAASQAAYDNAKAVFQENQLRVDLARQKLSALGLNAAEVAAAQKRDEATPNASTLRQYELRSPLAGRIVERKVDVGTAVGKEGDPADVYTVADLSTVWIELSVPTSELAKVKEGAEVTVTPDQGDGERKARGKVIFVSPLLNADTRAARVVVALPNKDMSWRPGTYVTAEVDVSRDDVAVRVPKAAVQTVEGKSVVFVRTPEGFEKREVELGRSDDDAVEVASGLKAGDELAVGNTFLLKAELGKSEADHDH
- a CDS encoding threonyl-trna synthetase, yielding MREIAGLATATALCVLNLSHAARAEEAPGREAPFGLAWGPVATVPRPLKVDREANLTGLYYPSGWGPATGSETAEVVLVVCRDEGLQEMVWVGVPLSGEALERSRRTIHDEGVRRYGEPGPGPSAGSEVWPGGRALLASRGTADGRRQLVMAAFGPGYAACSQAHRAATGHPAGAHVADLIGTDGP
- a CDS encoding efflux RND transporter permease subunit, coding for MIARILDFSVHQRWLILLLSLLAAGFGGYAVTKLPIDAVPDITNNQVQINTTAPSLSPVDIEKQVTYPVETALAGIKGLEYTRSLSRNGFSQVTAVFAETLDIYFARQQVAERLAQVKKDLPPGAEPAMGPISTGLGEIYMWSIHYAKPGDRKVSQGGKPGWQPDGSYLTPEGQRLRTPLEQTAFLRTVQDWIIRPLIKTVPGVAGVDGIGGFEKQYHVQPNPTKLASLDLSFADVGRALDTNNANQGARYLEDNGEGYVVRAAGRLENMDDIGNVVVATRGGIPVRIKDIAEVRIGRDLRTGSGSEDGREVVVGTALMLIGENSRTVAAAVDAKMDQIRKSLPPGVEVQTVLDRTRLVEATVKTVAKNLSEGATLVIVILFLLLGNIRAAIITALVIPVAMLMTMTGMVEAKISANLMSLGALDFGLIVDGAVIITENALRHLAEKQHALGRTLDTEERLQTVRASAEEMIKPSLYGQAIIILVYVPLLTFTGVEGKMFQPMALTVIIALVAAFVLSLTFVPALIAIVITGKVTEKDNLIIRALKGAYRPVLGAAVRAPFAFVGGALLLLVVAGALFTRLGTEFIPTLDEKSIALNATRIPSTSLSQSQAMQLKVEQVVSKFPQVAYVFSKTGTAEVASDPMPPNSSDTFVILKPQEEWPDPELPKAELQEQIEKAVGQLAGNVYEFSQPIQLRFNELLAGSRGDLAVKVFGEEFEPMLKVANQVAAILRGIEGAEDVKVEQTAGLPFLEIKINKAEAARYGLSTGAIQDVIGAAIGGRDAGVVFEGDRRFPIVVRLTDTVREDREALENIPVPLPPGLNGRATSVLLKQVASFSVAEGPNQISRENGKRRVVVTANVRGRDIGSLVAEAQVKVGSEVQLPPGYYVTWGGQFENLASAKKRLAVVVPVCFFLIFLLLYSALGSPRDALLVFSAVPLALTGGIVALWLRGMPVSVPAAVGFIALSGVAVLNGLVMLTFIKQLVAEGRPKREAILEGAMTRLRPVAMTALVASLGFVPMAIATETGAEIQRPLATVVIGGLISATLLTLVVLPALYARFGKVEPAKAAQRPGEAAPRHLKAAE